In Acinetobacter sp. TGL-Y2, a genomic segment contains:
- a CDS encoding GspH/FimT family protein: MYLDCKQRAFTMIELVIIIAIISIIATIALPNFHNFREKQEVSQLHAVIRQHVQLAKNTAKVYQTRVVICSTSNMTQCENDQWNSGILVFSDLNNNKSIDATERVHQVTQTNFKYGSLRWDGGATSPKTVTFQGDTGLPLGSPGSYRYCSFKTNHNHRRIPISPMGHTRIENISTCE; this comes from the coding sequence ATGTATTTAGATTGTAAACAACGCGCTTTTACGATGATTGAACTGGTCATTATTATCGCTATTATTTCAATTATTGCCACGATAGCCCTGCCCAATTTTCATAACTTTCGAGAGAAACAAGAAGTCTCTCAACTGCACGCTGTGATCCGTCAGCATGTTCAACTTGCCAAAAATACAGCGAAGGTTTATCAGACCCGCGTGGTCATCTGTTCAACATCCAATATGACTCAATGTGAAAATGATCAGTGGAATAGCGGCATTCTGGTTTTTTCAGATTTAAACAACAATAAAAGTATTGATGCCACTGAGCGTGTTCATCAAGTCACTCAGACCAATTTTAAATACGGATCTTTAAGGTGGGATGGCGGAGCAACCAGTCCTAAAACGGTCACATTTCAAGGTGATACAGGCTTACCGCTGGGTTCACCAGGTTCATATCGTTATTGCAGTTTTAAAACCAATCATAACCATCGCCGTATTCCAATTAGTCCTATGGGACATACCCGTATTGAAAATATCAGTACGTGTGAATAG
- a CDS encoding thiolase family protein, translated as MTDIVIVNGARTAMGGFQGSLASVTAPQLGSITIKEAIARSGLQASDVEEVIMGCVLPAGLKQGPARQAMRLAGLPDSTGAVTINKLCGSGMKAVMQAADMIKAGSASIVVAGGMESMTNAPYLLPKARGGFRMGHGEIKDHMFLDGLEDAETGRLMGSFAQDMANTRGYTREQMDDFAIRSLKRAQNAITEGYFADEIVPVPVSSRKGDVIVDKDEQPFNANIDKIPTLRPAFAKDGTITAANASSISDGASALVLTSIENATTKGLKPLAKIVAYASNSQHPSEFTIAPVGAIQKALDKAGWTASEVDLWEINEAFAMVTMCPIDDFKLDAEKVNIHGGACALGHPVGSTGSRIILTLIHALKRTGGKRGIAALCIGGGEATAVAIELI; from the coding sequence ATGACTGACATCGTGATTGTCAATGGTGCCCGTACTGCAATGGGTGGTTTTCAAGGTAGTCTTGCCAGTGTGACCGCCCCACAACTCGGCTCTATTACGATTAAAGAAGCGATTGCACGTTCGGGCTTGCAAGCATCCGATGTTGAAGAAGTGATTATGGGCTGCGTACTGCCTGCGGGTTTAAAGCAAGGCCCTGCACGTCAAGCCATGCGGCTTGCTGGACTACCTGATTCAACAGGTGCGGTAACCATTAATAAACTCTGTGGTTCTGGCATGAAAGCTGTGATGCAAGCGGCAGATATGATTAAAGCAGGTTCTGCAAGTATTGTGGTTGCTGGTGGTATGGAGTCCATGACCAATGCTCCGTATCTATTACCAAAAGCGCGTGGCGGTTTCCGCATGGGTCATGGTGAAATTAAAGATCACATGTTCCTAGATGGTTTGGAAGATGCTGAAACAGGTCGTTTAATGGGTTCATTTGCCCAAGATATGGCGAATACACGCGGCTACACACGCGAGCAAATGGATGATTTCGCCATTCGTTCATTAAAACGTGCACAGAACGCAATTACTGAAGGCTATTTTGCCGATGAAATCGTGCCTGTACCTGTTTCAAGTCGTAAAGGCGATGTGATTGTTGATAAAGACGAACAGCCGTTTAATGCCAATATCGATAAAATTCCGACACTCCGCCCTGCCTTTGCCAAAGACGGAACCATTACCGCAGCCAATGCAAGTTCAATTTCAGATGGTGCCTCTGCTCTTGTTTTAACGTCAATTGAAAATGCGACAACCAAAGGTTTAAAGCCTTTAGCGAAGATTGTAGCCTACGCATCAAACTCTCAACATCCATCTGAGTTTACCATTGCGCCAGTGGGCGCTATTCAAAAAGCGCTGGACAAAGCAGGCTGGACGGCTTCTGAGGTTGATCTTTGGGAAATCAATGAAGCTTTTGCCATGGTCACCATGTGTCCAATTGATGATTTCAAACTCGATGCTGAAAAAGTCAATATTCATGGCGGTGCGTGTGCGCTCGGTCACCCTGTTGGCTCTACAGGTTCTCGTATTATTTTAACCTTGATCCATGCCCTAAAACGTACAGGTGGTAAGCGTGGTATTGCGGCGTTATGTATTGGTGGTGGTGAAGCAACTGCTGTAGCGATTGAGTTGATCTAG
- a CDS encoding VOC family protein, which translates to MQLNHYLNFQGETEVAFKFYKSVFGGQFSNLTRYGEIPPEEGITLSEAEKNLILHVSLPINEFTELMGSDINDQFCVNHNIGFSKGNNHSISINLNAHEQEDAQRLFDALSINGQIEMPLEKTFWGALYGAFTDQFGIKWMINCQLEET; encoded by the coding sequence ATGCAGCTCAATCACTATCTCAATTTTCAAGGCGAAACTGAAGTCGCTTTTAAATTTTATAAATCAGTGTTTGGTGGTCAATTTTCTAATCTGACTCGTTATGGTGAAATACCGCCTGAAGAAGGCATCACGCTATCTGAAGCAGAGAAAAATCTTATTCTTCATGTATCACTTCCTATCAATGAGTTTACTGAATTGATGGGCTCCGATATCAATGATCAATTTTGTGTAAATCACAATATCGGTTTCAGCAAAGGTAATAATCACTCTATCTCGATTAATCTTAATGCCCATGAACAAGAGGATGCACAACGTTTATTTGACGCCTTATCGATCAATGGTCAAATTGAAATGCCCTTAGAAAAAACATTTTGGGGTGCGCTATACGGTGCTTTTACCGATCAGTTTGGCATTAAATGGATGATTAACTGTCAGCTTGAAGAAACTTAA
- a CDS encoding DUF934 domain-containing protein, whose translation MLNIALQVLSKDGTIADNTYQVIAEDSVLPQGDVVLTTAQLDQLANISGKKGLLITVDDSPEVNQYPLDQLDTIFIEFAGFNDGRGYSFAALLRRQGFQGELRAIGDIFKDVLNYLKRSGFDSFVIKEGKDIQEAAAGLNDFKNPYQASTAVAQASYQTGA comes from the coding sequence ATGCTTAATATAGCACTTCAAGTCCTGTCTAAAGATGGAACGATTGCAGACAATACCTATCAAGTGATTGCTGAAGATAGTGTGCTACCACAAGGTGATGTGGTTTTAACTACTGCGCAATTGGATCAATTGGCCAATATCTCAGGTAAAAAGGGTCTTTTGATCACGGTTGATGATTCGCCAGAAGTCAATCAATACCCACTCGATCAGTTAGATACCATTTTTATTGAATTTGCAGGCTTTAACGATGGTCGTGGTTATTCTTTTGCTGCGCTTTTACGCCGTCAAGGTTTCCAAGGTGAACTTCGTGCAATTGGTGATATCTTCAAAGATGTTTTGAACTATTTAAAGCGTTCAGGCTTTGATAGTTTTGTGATTAAAGAAGGTAAAGACATTCAAGAAGCTGCTGCGGGCTTAAATGATTTTAAAAACCCATATCAAGCGTCAACCGCGGTTGCACAAGCAAGTTATCAAACTGGGGCTTAA
- a CDS encoding nitrite/sulfite reductase, with translation MYLYTDFDQQLVNERVAQFRDQTERYLAGKLTEDEYRPLRLQNGLYVQRYAPMLRVAVPYGLMNSKQLRKIASLAKEFDRGYAHVSTRQNIQFNWPALENVPDMLEELASVQMHAIQTSGNCIRNTTTDQYAGVVAGEIADPRPTCELIRQWSTFHPEFAFLPRKFKIAVSALAETDRAAVSFHDIGVYIVKNEAGEIGYKIKVGGGLGRTPIIGSFIRDFLPREDLIAYLEAVLRVYNLHGRRDNKYKARIKILVKALTPAVFAEKVEAEFEHTIKTLKIQPEILQKLDEEFTPFDYQDYADEDFTEQFAQYPKFKQWFNINTNAHKVTGYRIVTISLKRTGIAPGDMTTEEMNLIADLADQYTFGELRTTHEQNISLVDVPQKDLFAVWQTLEANNLARAHIGFITDIICCPGGDFCSLANAKSIPISEAISRRFDDLDTIYNLGKLDLNISGCMNACGHHHVGNIGILGVDKKGAEFYQITLGGNADHDASIGDILGPSFAADRIPDVVEEILNTYLDLRQEGEEFVETYRRVGIQPFKERAYA, from the coding sequence ATGTATTTATATACTGATTTCGACCAGCAACTGGTCAATGAACGTGTTGCACAATTTCGTGATCAAACGGAACGTTATTTAGCTGGAAAACTCACGGAAGATGAGTATCGTCCATTACGTCTGCAAAATGGTTTATACGTGCAGCGTTATGCACCGATGCTCCGTGTTGCAGTACCTTATGGTTTGATGAACTCAAAGCAACTGCGCAAAATCGCAAGTTTGGCAAAAGAGTTTGACCGTGGCTATGCCCATGTCTCAACACGTCAAAACATTCAGTTTAACTGGCCTGCACTAGAAAATGTACCGGATATGCTAGAAGAACTGGCATCTGTTCAAATGCATGCGATTCAAACGTCTGGTAACTGTATTCGTAATACCACCACTGACCAATATGCAGGTGTTGTGGCGGGTGAAATTGCTGACCCACGTCCAACCTGCGAATTGATTCGTCAATGGTCAACCTTCCATCCGGAATTTGCTTTCTTACCGCGTAAATTTAAAATCGCGGTGTCGGCATTGGCAGAGACCGATCGTGCTGCGGTGTCATTCCATGATATTGGTGTGTACATTGTCAAAAATGAAGCGGGCGAAATAGGCTATAAAATCAAAGTCGGTGGCGGTTTAGGTCGTACTCCAATCATTGGTAGTTTTATTCGTGATTTCTTACCACGCGAAGATTTGATTGCTTACCTTGAAGCGGTACTTCGTGTGTATAACTTACATGGTCGCCGTGACAACAAATACAAAGCGCGTATTAAAATTCTAGTGAAAGCTTTAACGCCTGCGGTGTTTGCTGAGAAGGTTGAAGCTGAGTTTGAACATACGATTAAGACGTTGAAAATTCAGCCTGAAATTCTGCAAAAATTAGATGAGGAATTTACCCCGTTTGATTATCAAGATTATGCAGATGAAGACTTCACGGAGCAGTTTGCACAATATCCGAAATTCAAACAGTGGTTCAATATCAACACCAATGCGCATAAAGTCACAGGTTATCGTATTGTGACCATTTCCCTAAAACGCACTGGTATTGCACCGGGTGACATGACCACTGAAGAAATGAACTTGATTGCAGATCTTGCAGATCAATACACATTCGGTGAGCTACGTACCACGCACGAACAAAATATTTCACTTGTCGATGTTCCACAAAAAGATTTATTTGCGGTCTGGCAAACGCTTGAAGCCAATAACTTGGCACGCGCGCATATTGGTTTTATTACCGATATCATTTGCTGTCCAGGAGGGGACTTCTGTTCACTTGCAAATGCAAAATCAATTCCCATTTCAGAAGCGATTTCACGTCGTTTTGATGACTTAGATACCATTTACAACTTAGGTAAATTAGATCTGAATATCTCAGGGTGTATGAATGCCTGTGGTCATCACCATGTCGGTAATATTGGCATCTTGGGTGTGGACAAAAAAGGCGCTGAGTTCTACCAAATCACTTTAGGTGGCAATGCCGACCATGATGCTTCAATTGGCGATATTTTAGGCCCATCATTTGCAGCAGATCGTATACCTGACGTCGTAGAAGAAATTTTAAATACCTATCTCGATTTACGTCAAGAAGGTGAAGAATTTGTTGAAACTTATCGTCGTGTCGGCATTCAACCCTTTAAGGAGCGCGCATATGCTTAA
- a CDS encoding DUF1543 domain-containing protein, producing the protein MPSLFIVMLGGRHARANTEVHDVVIAVGESLEQTYPQLKNAWFGERKGLHIDAWAQIHGVAFEGVKYRLQFVDAAPNPSNQKLFLINLGGYDAREFGELHRYVLVVAQNAMVAKQRGKAYFATHWQKQHTDRVLEVDDCIAIDQVYGRYVELVEGEFEPNHWENTYLQI; encoded by the coding sequence ATGCCAAGTCTTTTTATCGTCATGCTGGGTGGTCGTCATGCACGTGCCAATACAGAAGTACATGATGTGGTTATTGCTGTGGGTGAATCACTTGAACAGACTTACCCACAACTAAAAAATGCATGGTTTGGTGAGCGAAAAGGGTTACATATTGATGCTTGGGCGCAAATTCATGGTGTGGCCTTTGAAGGTGTAAAATACCGCTTACAGTTTGTCGACGCAGCACCGAATCCATCCAATCAAAAACTCTTTCTCATTAATTTAGGCGGTTATGACGCCCGTGAATTTGGCGAGCTGCATCGCTACGTGTTGGTGGTTGCACAAAATGCAATGGTCGCAAAACAGCGTGGCAAAGCCTATTTTGCCACACACTGGCAAAAACAACATACTGATCGCGTGTTAGAGGTCGATGATTGTATTGCGATTGATCAAGTCTATGGGCGTTATGTCGAATTGGTGGAAGGTGAGTTTGAGCCGAACCATTGGGAAAATACTTATCTGCAAATTTAA
- a CDS encoding CPBP family intramembrane glutamic endopeptidase, translated as MTFTDVVRAEHFPTHIHWQWRDTFALCIIPLIFLNGYLLESMFGSSVNTAIGDTVFRGILFIIVCTLYKTMLIEHWQKYKQAFWRSNLLVIVGAVMLQMIISLARSVLPVGTVEPNQNQLDPSQIAFVSLIIISLGPLFTALLEDIIFRYTLLQNLFVKPWLWRVVLVLMNSVLFGLIHYHNFDGNLVATVSFMAAGLFLNLIYLWTRNIWHVLLIHFVNNAVLSLGAVIVLEILQTLAAV; from the coding sequence ATGACTTTTACCGATGTGGTACGTGCCGAACACTTTCCAACACATATTCATTGGCAATGGAGAGACACATTTGCCCTATGTATTATTCCACTTATTTTTCTCAATGGTTATTTGCTGGAGTCCATGTTTGGCAGTTCAGTCAATACTGCAATAGGTGATACTGTTTTTCGAGGCATACTGTTTATCATCGTCTGTACGTTGTATAAGACCATGTTGATTGAACATTGGCAGAAGTATAAGCAGGCATTCTGGCGGTCAAATCTGTTGGTTATCGTTGGTGCTGTGATGCTTCAAATGATCATTTCTTTAGCGCGAAGTGTACTACCCGTGGGCACAGTTGAGCCAAATCAAAATCAACTTGATCCGAGTCAGATCGCCTTTGTCAGTTTGATTATTATTAGTTTGGGACCCTTATTTACGGCGCTGCTAGAAGACATCATCTTTCGCTATACACTGTTGCAAAATTTGTTTGTAAAACCCTGGCTTTGGCGTGTGGTTTTAGTACTGATGAACTCAGTTTTATTTGGGCTGATTCATTATCATAATTTCGATGGCAATTTAGTCGCTACAGTGAGCTTTATGGCAGCAGGATTATTTTTAAATCTCATTTATTTATGGACACGTAATATTTGGCATGTGCTGTTGATTCACTTTGTGAATAATGCCGTATTATCTTTGGGCGCTGTGATTGTTTTAGAAATACTACAAACTTTAGCTGCTGTCTGA
- the trpB gene encoding tryptophan synthase subunit beta, whose translation MDQQTDYTQFPDQNGHFGIHGGRFVSETLMAALQDLEKLYFRMKDDAQFLAEFDRDLAHYVGRPSPLYHAERWSKELGGAQIYLKREDLNHTGSHKVNNTIGQALLAKLSGKKRIIAETGAGQHGVATATIAARLGLECVVFMGADDVKRQAMNVYRMRLLGATVVPVESGSKTLKDAMNEAMRDWVTNVDSTYYVIGTVAGPHPYPQLVRDFQSIIGREARKQIQEQAGRLPDALVACVGGGSNAMGLFYPFLNDHDVKMYGVEAAGLGIESGKHSAPLNAGHVGVLHGNRTYLMSDEQGQIIETHSISAGLDYPGVGPEHSFLKDMNRVQYVPINDNEALQGFRDLTQIEGIIPALESAHAMAYVTKLAPTMSKDQIIIATVSGRGDKDLMTVARIDGVEMVEM comes from the coding sequence GTGGATCAGCAAACTGACTATACCCAATTCCCAGATCAAAATGGGCATTTCGGTATTCATGGCGGACGTTTTGTGTCAGAAACGCTTATGGCAGCATTACAGGATTTAGAGAAACTCTATTTCCGCATGAAAGATGATGCTCAGTTTTTGGCAGAATTCGACCGAGATTTAGCCCACTATGTAGGTCGTCCGAGTCCACTTTATCATGCTGAACGATGGTCAAAAGAGTTAGGTGGTGCGCAAATTTATTTGAAACGTGAAGATTTAAACCACACGGGTTCACATAAGGTCAATAACACCATTGGTCAGGCGCTACTTGCAAAATTGTCGGGTAAAAAACGAATTATTGCGGAAACAGGCGCAGGTCAGCACGGTGTAGCTACAGCCACCATCGCAGCGCGTTTGGGACTTGAATGTGTGGTGTTTATGGGTGCAGATGACGTTAAACGTCAAGCCATGAATGTCTATCGTATGCGTCTACTCGGTGCAACCGTTGTTCCTGTAGAAAGCGGGTCTAAAACACTTAAAGATGCCATGAACGAAGCCATGCGTGATTGGGTGACCAATGTCGATTCAACTTATTATGTGATTGGTACTGTGGCAGGGCCGCATCCGTATCCACAATTGGTTCGTGATTTCCAATCAATCATTGGTCGTGAAGCACGCAAGCAAATTCAAGAGCAGGCAGGGCGTTTACCTGATGCGCTTGTGGCTTGCGTGGGTGGTGGTTCAAATGCGATGGGCTTGTTCTATCCATTCTTAAATGATCACGATGTGAAAATGTATGGCGTTGAAGCTGCGGGTCTGGGAATCGAGTCGGGTAAACATTCAGCACCACTGAATGCTGGTCATGTTGGCGTGCTACATGGCAATCGTACGTATCTCATGTCAGATGAGCAGGGTCAGATTATTGAAACACATTCAATTTCTGCGGGCCTAGATTATCCAGGTGTTGGACCCGAGCATAGCTTCTTAAAAGACATGAACCGTGTGCAGTATGTGCCCATTAATGACAATGAAGCGCTGCAAGGTTTCCGTGATTTAACCCAAATTGAAGGGATTATTCCAGCGCTTGAAAGTGCACATGCGATGGCATATGTGACTAAGCTTGCACCGACCATGTCGAAAGATCAAATTATCATTGCGACTGTTTCAGGTCGTGGTGATAAAGACTTGATGACTGTTGCGCGTATTGATGGCGTGGAAATGGTTGAGATGTAA
- a CDS encoding phosphoribosylanthranilate isomerase, which yields MRTRAKICGITRVEDVYSVVHSGADAIGLVFYPPSPRHVSIEQAERLIQHIPAYVQTVGLFVNASLEQIQEVLKTVALDLIQFHGDETPEQCQYIAQQVQRRWYKAIQVKPDLDLIQTIEQYQQAGASAMLLDAWHPELKGGTGHAFDWAQFPKLDIPLILAGGLKPENVEDAITTTSAYAVDVSGGVESAKGIKDQQLIEQFMQGVHRGSAN from the coding sequence ATGCGAACGCGTGCCAAAATTTGTGGAATAACCCGTGTAGAAGACGTTTACTCAGTTGTTCATAGCGGAGCAGATGCGATAGGATTGGTGTTTTACCCGCCCAGTCCACGTCATGTTTCCATCGAACAAGCAGAACGTCTCATTCAACATATTCCTGCCTATGTGCAAACTGTCGGATTATTTGTCAATGCATCACTTGAGCAGATTCAAGAGGTTTTAAAGACCGTAGCGCTTGATCTGATTCAATTTCATGGTGATGAAACACCAGAACAATGCCAATATATTGCTCAGCAAGTACAGCGTCGTTGGTATAAGGCCATTCAAGTCAAACCTGATTTAGATTTAATTCAAACAATTGAGCAATATCAACAGGCCGGTGCGAGTGCTATGCTTTTAGATGCTTGGCATCCTGAGCTTAAAGGTGGCACAGGGCATGCATTTGACTGGGCACAATTTCCAAAACTCGATATCCCTTTAATTTTGGCAGGCGGTTTAAAGCCTGAAAATGTTGAAGACGCTATAACGACGACAAGCGCATATGCAGTCGATGTTAGCGGAGGTGTAGAATCCGCAAAAGGTATAAAAGACCAACAACTCATTGAACAATTTATGCAAGGAGTCCATCGTGGATCAGCAAACTGA
- a CDS encoding TonB-dependent receptor plug domain-containing protein — translation MEQNMSTLFKPTALVGAIALAMGFSTTVSAESSVNSSSKLQPIVITATRSEENLKNVPVRITVIDQATLEQNPLLNVSDIIQRDPSVYIKQSGGMGQISEIGLRGMKAVHTLVLKDGARINSQNELGPLYPSFLDTSDIQQIEILKGPASVQYGSDAIGGVVQLLSKKPVKTGAELTGIYGENNTYKTITKVDYVSDQGFYAQVGGQRLESDGTRIFESQPKSENASYDQKGYNAKVGYYQENNINASASISENKGISIFSNDYIVNSAPREFENRVINAKVDYNILDNLILGAQFANVQDKQNVPSYGTEYNTENNQSDFNLRWKFTPHQNILVGATYNDANYQTNTIKNNEQSVESTGYYLQHQFKNDLFDTQVGVRTEDNERFGTHTVGQGAVRYHFLPNASIYANIGSAFRAPTLNELYSQWGGNENLDPEESTSYELGFDYDVNAKLSTSLSAYHTKVKNLISYSYPVGNINVDQAEFTGGEAEVKWHQDDLFISTGYAYVKSENKKTGNEIAYRPRQTLTLTTGLENEIYGISASLIARNHAYADTANITRVQGYATIDLNAYWNATPNVKLFTNIQNIGDVEYREVLNTYPTTDWYINSGRQASVGVTFKY, via the coding sequence ATGGAGCAAAACATGTCTACTCTTTTTAAACCTACCGCACTTGTAGGTGCTATTGCGCTTGCAATGGGATTTTCTACCACCGTTTCTGCTGAATCTTCTGTAAATAGCTCGAGTAAATTACAACCGATTGTGATTACGGCGACACGCTCTGAAGAAAATCTAAAAAACGTACCTGTCCGAATTACTGTTATTGATCAAGCAACCCTTGAACAAAATCCTCTACTCAATGTTTCTGATATTATTCAACGAGATCCATCTGTTTATATTAAACAAAGTGGTGGCATGGGACAAATTTCAGAAATTGGTTTACGAGGTATGAAAGCCGTTCATACACTTGTATTGAAAGATGGCGCTCGCATAAATAGCCAAAATGAACTCGGTCCGTTATACCCTTCATTTTTAGATACCTCAGACATTCAACAAATTGAAATTTTGAAAGGACCTGCATCTGTACAATACGGTAGTGATGCGATTGGTGGTGTCGTGCAACTACTTTCAAAAAAACCTGTAAAAACAGGCGCTGAACTGACTGGTATTTATGGGGAAAATAATACCTATAAAACCATTACAAAAGTAGATTACGTTTCTGATCAAGGCTTTTACGCTCAAGTTGGTGGTCAACGTTTAGAAAGCGATGGTACACGCATCTTTGAAAGCCAACCGAAAAGCGAAAACGCAAGTTACGACCAAAAAGGCTATAATGCAAAAGTTGGTTATTACCAAGAAAATAATATAAATGCTTCTGCGTCAATCAGTGAAAATAAAGGCATAAGTATTTTCAGCAATGACTATATTGTCAATTCAGCACCACGCGAGTTTGAAAACCGTGTCATCAATGCCAAAGTCGACTACAACATTTTGGATAACTTGATTTTAGGTGCTCAATTCGCCAATGTTCAAGATAAGCAAAATGTGCCTTCATATGGTACAGAGTACAATACTGAAAATAATCAAAGTGATTTTAATCTACGTTGGAAATTTACACCTCACCAAAACATTTTGGTTGGTGCAACATACAATGATGCTAACTACCAAACCAATACCATTAAAAATAATGAGCAAAGTGTAGAAAGCACAGGTTATTACTTACAACACCAATTCAAAAATGATCTTTTTGATACCCAAGTGGGTGTGCGTACAGAAGACAATGAGCGCTTTGGTACACATACCGTTGGACAAGGTGCAGTGCGATATCACTTCCTTCCAAATGCAAGTATTTATGCCAATATCGGCAGTGCATTCCGTGCACCAACATTGAATGAGCTTTATTCACAATGGGGTGGAAATGAAAATCTAGACCCTGAAGAAAGCACATCGTATGAACTTGGTTTCGACTATGATGTCAATGCAAAACTCAGCACAAGCCTGTCTGCGTACCACACCAAGGTCAAAAACTTAATTAGCTATAGCTACCCTGTAGGTAATATTAATGTAGATCAAGCTGAATTCACCGGTGGTGAAGCCGAAGTAAAATGGCATCAAGATGATTTATTTATTTCTACAGGCTATGCCTATGTGAAATCTGAAAATAAAAAAACAGGTAACGAAATTGCCTATCGTCCACGCCAAACACTGACACTGACCACAGGGTTAGAAAATGAAATCTATGGTATTAGTGCTTCACTGATTGCACGTAACCATGCTTATGCTGATACGGCAAATATAACACGTGTACAAGGTTATGCCACTATAGACCTGAATGCGTATTGGAATGCGACACCGAATGTAAAACTCTTTACCAATATTCAAAATATCGGCGATGTAGAATATCGTGAAGTACTCAATACTTATCCAACAACAGATTGGTATATCAATAGCGGACGTCAAGCATCTGTTGGTGTGACCTTTAAGTACTAA
- a CDS encoding cob(I)yrinic acid a,c-diamide adenosyltransferase encodes MGHRLSKIYTRTGDSGTTGLGDGSRVSKDDLRIHALGDVDELNSCIGTLRSQVALSSIEDKAKWDKSLSLIQHWLFDLGGEVCIPNYNMVLPLSVEFLEKEIDRMNEDLPMLKDFILPAGTLACSYAHQARSVCRRAERSLMTVHARDQNIQAVSLQLLNRLSDWLFVASRALQRAEGGSEVLWQKNINDTIEN; translated from the coding sequence ATGGGTCACCGTTTAAGTAAAATTTATACCCGTACAGGCGATTCAGGGACAACTGGACTGGGGGATGGTTCACGCGTATCTAAAGACGACCTGCGTATTCATGCCTTAGGCGATGTAGATGAGCTGAATTCATGTATTGGTACTTTGCGTTCACAAGTTGCGTTGAGTTCGATTGAAGATAAAGCCAAATGGGATAAATCACTGAGCTTAATTCAACATTGGCTTTTTGATTTAGGTGGTGAGGTGTGCATTCCAAACTACAATATGGTTTTGCCCCTTTCAGTTGAATTTCTGGAAAAAGAAATTGACCGTATGAATGAAGATTTACCCATGCTAAAAGACTTTATTCTTCCCGCAGGAACACTGGCATGTAGCTATGCACATCAAGCGCGTTCAGTCTGTCGCCGTGCAGAGCGCAGCCTCATGACCGTACATGCACGTGATCAAAATATTCAAGCGGTATCACTACAACTCCTCAACCGTCTTTCCGACTGGTTGTTCGTTGCATCACGTGCATTACAACGTGCGGAAGGTGGTTCTGAAGTGCTGTGGCAGAAAAACATCAATGACACCATCGAAAACTAA
- a CDS encoding glycerophosphodiester phosphodiesterase: MRIIGHRGARGEAPENTLGGFQYIQDLGIRAVEFDVRQLKDHALIVMHDDQFIRTTGQDKYVYECASEDLEHYNHAVTWSEWNKVETTPLLAQTLKIIENFDHIEVEVKAVQTQQEADRLTLSLQQQLKGFEHTAVITSFDPKIHHSLQQQNSSFKRGLLIEHDVKFKAIDQALSLGCCQIGWMNPLATDEIIKATQAVKLDISVWTVNDVERAKQLKDLGITGLITDVPKLMLQHL; this comes from the coding sequence ATGCGTATAATTGGACATCGTGGTGCGCGTGGCGAAGCACCAGAAAATACCTTGGGTGGCTTTCAGTACATTCAAGATTTAGGTATTCGCGCAGTTGAGTTTGACGTGCGCCAGCTTAAAGATCATGCGCTGATTGTTATGCATGATGACCAGTTTATTCGAACCACAGGTCAAGACAAATATGTCTATGAATGCGCCAGTGAAGACTTAGAGCACTATAACCATGCGGTGACATGGTCAGAATGGAATAAGGTCGAAACCACACCCCTGCTCGCTCAAACTTTAAAAATCATTGAAAATTTTGATCATATAGAAGTTGAAGTAAAAGCGGTTCAAACACAGCAAGAAGCAGATCGACTCACATTGAGCTTACAACAACAACTTAAAGGGTTTGAACACACTGCAGTTATTACCAGTTTTGATCCTAAAATCCATCACTCTCTACAACAGCAAAATTCAAGTTTTAAACGTGGTTTACTCATTGAACATGACGTGAAGTTTAAAGCCATTGATCAAGCCTTGAGTTTAGGATGCTGTCAAATTGGATGGATGAATCCATTGGCGACTGATGAAATCATAAAAGCCACTCAAGCGGTCAAATTAGATATTAGTGTATGGACCGTCAATGACGTGGAACGCGCTAAACAACTCAAAGACTTAGGGATTACAGGTTTAATTACCGATGTACCCAAACTCATGCTGCAACACTTATAA